A genomic window from Martelella lutilitoris includes:
- the rpmF gene encoding 50S ribosomal protein L32, translating to MAVPKRKTTPSKRGMRRAADALKNPTYVEDKNSGELRRPHHIDLKTGMYRGRQVLTPKEA from the coding sequence ATGGCTGTACCGAAAAGAAAAACGACCCCGTCCAAGCGCGGTATGCGCCGTGCTGCAGACGCTCTGAAGAACCCGACCTATGTCGAGGACAAGAATTCCGGCGAACTGCGTCGCCCGCACCATATCGATCTGAAAACCGGCATGTATCGCGGCCGCCAGGTTCTGACGCCGAAGGAAGCCTGA
- a CDS encoding RidA family protein, with product MPKRHAIYPGDQGRHALYDAHGYSPAVRSGDMLYVSGQVGSRADGSPEPDFAAQVRLAFSNLENVLKAAGCDFDDIVDVTSFHTDPENQLETVLAAKNERFPAPPFPTWTALGVTWLAGFDFEIKVVARIPTAD from the coding sequence ATGCCCAAACGTCACGCCATCTATCCCGGGGATCAGGGCCGTCATGCCCTTTACGATGCCCACGGCTATTCCCCGGCCGTCCGCTCAGGCGACATGCTCTATGTTTCCGGCCAGGTGGGCAGCCGCGCCGATGGGTCACCCGAGCCGGACTTTGCCGCGCAGGTGCGCCTTGCCTTTTCCAACCTTGAGAATGTGCTGAAGGCCGCCGGCTGCGATTTCGACGATATCGTTGATGTCACCAGCTTTCACACTGACCCGGAAAACCAGCTGGAAACGGTGCTTGCGGCCAAGAACGAGCGCTTTCCCGCGCCGCCCTTTCCCACCTGGACGGCGCTCGGCGTGACCTGGCTGGCCGGTTTCGATTTCGAGATCAAGGTCGTCGCGCGCATACCGACCGCTGACTGA
- a CDS encoding TetR/AcrR family transcriptional regulator: MAGIRAEKMEANRARLIAAARKAFAEKGYAAASMDELTAEAGLTRGALYHNFGDKRGLLAAVVHQIDSEMADQARKRAIAADTPWEAMLTEGIAYIEMALEPEVQRIVLLDGPAFLGDPSQWPSQNACLEETRNALENLIADGIVKPVDAEAAARLLAGAALNAAAWIAASDAPDQALPKAIEAFSTLATGLLTDPAEQAGG; encoded by the coding sequence ATGGCCGGGATTCGTGCCGAGAAGATGGAGGCCAACAGGGCAAGGTTGATCGCGGCGGCCCGCAAGGCATTTGCCGAAAAGGGCTATGCCGCAGCCTCAATGGATGAACTGACCGCAGAGGCCGGGCTGACGCGCGGCGCGCTCTATCATAATTTCGGCGACAAGCGCGGTCTGCTCGCCGCTGTGGTCCACCAGATCGACAGCGAGATGGCGGATCAGGCGCGAAAAAGGGCGATTGCTGCCGACACCCCGTGGGAGGCGATGCTGACGGAGGGCATCGCCTATATCGAAATGGCGCTTGAGCCCGAGGTGCAACGGATCGTGTTGCTGGACGGCCCCGCCTTCCTCGGCGACCCGTCGCAGTGGCCAAGCCAGAACGCCTGCCTCGAAGAGACCCGAAACGCCCTCGAAAACCTGATCGCCGACGGCATCGTAAAACCCGTTGATGCCGAAGCCGCAGCACGACTTCTGGCCGGCGCCGCACTCAACGCAGCCGCCTGGATTGCCGCCAGCGATGCGCCGGACCAAGCGCTTCCCAAGGCGATCGAGGCCTTCTCCACCCTTGCGACGGGCCTTCTGACCGACCCCGCAGAACAGGCAGGGGGATGA
- a CDS encoding GH36-type glycosyl hydrolase domain-containing protein codes for MKYGFFDDAAREYVITRPDTPYPWINYIGCEGYFGILSGTAGGYSYYRDARLRRLTRGRYNNVPYDNGGRYVYVRDNEDGDFWSPTWMPTQSEVEDFTCRHGMGYSTIGSKRNGIRVSNRYFVPLGETLEIWQLTVTNERLVPADISLFSSVEFCLWDALDDQSNFQRNLSTGQVEVEDEVIYHKTEYRERRNHFAYFACSEKLAGYDTAREEFLGPWRGWDKPVAVAEGKSRNSVAHGWSPMGSHHVKMTLQPGETRQVVFVLGYHENDKDEKFDPPGSQTINKKTVKPVIDKYLDVENVEAAFAALAKHWDDLLGVYQAETPDIHTDRMVNIWNAYQCMATFNMSRSASSFESGIGRGLGFRDSNQDLLGFVHMVPARARERILDIAATQLSSGGAYHQYQPLTKKGNNDIGGDFNDDPHWLIIGVAAYLKETGDFSILEEPVVFDNKPGTEEPLYVHLQRSMQYALDRIGPHGLPLIGRADWNDCLNLNCFSDTPGESFQTTTSKDGKVAESVFIAGLMVLSAKELSDIAKETGKAEDADFYAKVSKDMDATIREHGWDGEWFIRAYDDFGRPIGSKENVEGKIYIESQGFCTLAGVGVEDGKARKALDSVAKHLATPHGIVVLQPAYTKYYIEYGEISTYPPGYKENAGIFCHNNPWVVIGETVLGNGDAAFDYYTRINPSAREGISDTHRLEPYVYAQMIAGRDATRHGEAKNSWLTGTAAWNYYAATQFILGIRPEYEGLRVAPVIPERWTGFSVKRTWRGVTYDIAVIRKGPGNDVALTVDGNAIEGNLIAPPAAGVTGVKVEAVIG; via the coding sequence GCATCCTGTCGGGCACCGCCGGCGGCTACTCCTACTACCGCGATGCGCGCCTGCGCCGCCTCACCCGCGGCCGCTACAACAATGTGCCGTATGACAATGGCGGCCGTTACGTCTATGTCCGCGACAATGAGGATGGCGATTTCTGGTCGCCGACCTGGATGCCGACTCAGTCGGAGGTCGAGGATTTTACCTGCCGCCACGGCATGGGCTATTCGACGATCGGTTCGAAGCGCAACGGCATCCGCGTGTCGAACCGCTATTTCGTGCCCCTTGGCGAGACGCTGGAAATCTGGCAGCTGACCGTCACCAATGAGCGTCTCGTGCCCGCCGATATCTCGCTGTTTTCCTCGGTCGAATTCTGCCTGTGGGATGCGCTGGATGACCAGAGCAATTTCCAGCGTAACCTGTCGACCGGTCAGGTCGAGGTCGAAGACGAGGTCATCTACCACAAAACCGAATATCGCGAGCGCCGCAATCATTTCGCCTATTTCGCCTGCTCGGAGAAACTCGCCGGTTACGATACCGCCCGCGAGGAATTCCTCGGCCCCTGGCGCGGCTGGGACAAGCCTGTTGCCGTTGCCGAAGGCAAGTCGCGCAATTCGGTTGCCCATGGCTGGTCGCCGATGGGCTCGCACCATGTGAAGATGACGCTTCAGCCCGGCGAAACCCGACAGGTGGTTTTCGTCCTTGGCTATCACGAAAACGACAAGGACGAAAAGTTCGACCCGCCCGGTTCGCAGACGATCAACAAGAAGACGGTGAAGCCCGTCATCGACAAGTATCTCGACGTCGAAAACGTGGAGGCGGCCTTTGCGGCGCTTGCAAAACACTGGGACGATCTGCTCGGCGTCTATCAGGCCGAAACGCCCGATATCCATACCGATCGCATGGTCAATATCTGGAACGCCTATCAGTGCATGGCGACGTTCAACATGTCACGCTCGGCGTCTTCCTTCGAAAGCGGCATCGGCCGGGGCCTCGGCTTCCGCGATTCCAACCAGGACCTGCTCGGCTTCGTCCATATGGTGCCGGCGCGTGCGCGCGAACGCATTCTCGATATCGCCGCAACACAGTTGTCCTCCGGCGGCGCCTATCACCAGTACCAGCCGCTGACGAAGAAGGGCAATAACGACATTGGCGGCGACTTCAACGACGATCCGCACTGGCTGATCATCGGCGTTGCCGCTTATCTGAAGGAAACCGGCGATTTCTCGATCCTTGAAGAGCCCGTCGTGTTCGACAACAAGCCCGGCACGGAAGAGCCGCTTTATGTGCACCTTCAGCGCTCCATGCAATATGCGCTCGACCGCATCGGCCCGCACGGCCTGCCGCTCATAGGCCGCGCCGACTGGAACGATTGCCTCAACCTCAACTGCTTCTCCGACACGCCCGGCGAGAGCTTCCAGACCACGACCAGCAAGGATGGCAAGGTTGCCGAAAGCGTGTTCATTGCCGGCCTGATGGTGCTCTCGGCGAAGGAACTGTCCGATATCGCGAAGGAAACCGGCAAGGCCGAGGACGCCGACTTCTATGCAAAGGTGTCGAAGGACATGGACGCGACGATCCGCGAACATGGCTGGGACGGCGAGTGGTTCATCCGCGCCTATGACGATTTCGGCCGACCGATCGGCTCCAAAGAAAACGTGGAAGGCAAGATCTATATCGAAAGCCAGGGCTTCTGCACGCTCGCCGGCGTCGGCGTGGAAGATGGCAAGGCCCGCAAGGCGCTCGATTCGGTGGCGAAACATCTGGCGACGCCGCATGGCATCGTCGTGCTGCAGCCGGCCTATACCAAATATTATATCGAGTATGGCGAGATCTCGACCTATCCGCCGGGCTACAAGGAAAATGCCGGCATCTTCTGCCACAACAATCCCTGGGTGGTGATCGGAGAGACCGTACTTGGCAATGGCGATGCGGCGTTTGACTATTACACCCGCATCAATCCGTCGGCGCGCGAGGGCATTTCCGATACGCACCGGCTGGAGCCCTATGTCTATGCCCAGATGATCGCCGGCCGCGATGCGACCCGCCACGGCGAGGCCAAGAACTCCTGGCTGACGGGGACGGCGGCCTGGAACTATTATGCCGCGACCCAGTTCATTCTCGGCATCCGTCCGGAATATGAGGGCCTGCGCGTCGCGCCTGTGATCCCGGAACGGTGGACCGGCTTTTCAGTAAAGCGCACCTGGCGCGGCGTCACCTACGACATCGCCGTCATCCGCAAGGGCCCCGGCAATGACGTGGCGCTGACCGTCGACGGCAATGCGATCGAGGGCAATCTGATCGCCCCGCCGGCTGCGGGCGTTACCGGCGTAAAGGTCGAGGCCGTGATCGGCTGA